Within Haematobia irritans isolate KBUSLIRL chromosome 2, ASM5000362v1, whole genome shotgun sequence, the genomic segment GCATTGTTAGTCTTCTCCGAGTTCATATTAAGCACCTGGGTCTTGCCTAGTCAAATGTCATCCTTTATTAGGGTTCTCTCTGTCCTCCTACGGAGCCTGTTAGGACCAATCCCCTGCAGAAGCATAATAACGTTATCCTCAGTAGTGGCGACAGTATGCCTTCCTTTGGAGTTCTCCGCTTTACATTGACCATTACGTTCAATTAAAGTAAACCACACCTGGTCATCTGAAACTcatctatggtaaattttcggGGACATGTTTGGTTGCTTGGCAATGCGTTCTGCATGTCCCCAAATTAAGTAATGAAAcaccaatattttaaaaaataattcccTTGTTTAACATATTATTTAGAGGCGGATTGTATGTTAAAACTCTTGAAGGTTTTTTGATTGTTccgaaaattgttttcattggaCTCGTCTCTTCAAGTCTATACATATATTTGCTTTATTACCCATCAGAAAGgtaaatttattgcaaaataataaatttacatTAAACCTTAGTATGTAAGCTCACATTCTTATGGTGTCCCGTAAATGTCCATATAGAGGATTActatatagaagattgtgtacaaatattcaattataattCTGTAAAATACATTTTCGGGGACATGTTGGAATATACGACAATGTGTTGTTTATGTCCCCGAAATAAGTACAAAACATTCACCTTTCCAGTcctcaaaatatttcaaaaatagaatcgggcagcactcagtgataagagagaagtagatccactgtggtatcacaatggactgaatagtctaagtgagcctgcaatatcgggctgtcacctcacGTAACCTAGAGGCGACCATATCGTAATGTATTATGTATGTCCCCAAACTAGCCTTAACTCTACATGTACATCTGGTGCTACTAAAAGcatcttatttttttatttatttatttattacatttacaataaaattatacatataattgtaagctttgactgctagggtcttaagtttatctttttttaattctatgaaaACTTTTCAAAGACATAATTTGGTTGCTTGGCAATGTATTATGAATGTCCCCAAACTAACTTTAACTCATcacttataaaattttatcattattaTCTTTCAGCTATGCCGACATCCAGCTGCAGAATTTGGATGTCAGCAATCTTCTGGTAACAACCGGTCACACTAAAGAATCATCAGTCAACTATATACCTAGCCGAGTGCCCAGCTCAAGGGCCAGTTCATCACTTGATCTTGAATGGGAACATGAATACAGTCAAATGAGACACTATCAACAGCATCTCATTAAACAACGCACCCAAATGTTACAGAACTATCAACAACTGCAAATGATGGACCCAGAGACAATGAAAACTTGTGATGAAACATCAGCCGATGAGTCATGGCAATATATGAATCAAGAAGAGGATCAATTAAATTCTATGGCTTCCATGTCTTCGATAGCAGAATTACCAAGTGAATCCCTGGGACTTCCCACTCATCATAAAACAAGCAAAGAACATCGTACGGGCGAAAGACGATCTTTACTTAGATCAAATTCCCGCCATAACAAAATAAATTCGATAACACGTAATAACTCTCATAATTCCTGGTCTCATATTTCTACACCAGAGTCCTTGGAATGGGATGTTGATGaggagcaacaacaacaaatgcatCTTGAAGATGATAATCTAGATCATGAGACCCTTAAACTTCTACATCAAAtcgaacaattaaaaaatcgtGTTCTCTACGAAACTGGGGAAGGTCTGTACGATTTAGGGGAAGTGAGAACCACATCCTTGGATTATGATCTCAACAATAGATCGAATCCCACAAGATTTCAATTGGGTGATAGTGATGGTGAAAATGGTAATTATAGATGATTTGTAGCCACCTAGATCAAGGAgactaaatttttttggtataaaatgaTAACACAATGAAAGGTCTAAAAGACCTGGGGTAATGAATTAATTGCCCATTTATTAATTTAGTATGGAAGGTCTAAATGAAGAGATATGAATGGTATTCAaagaataataaactaaaatgTCTAGGAAAATGTccccaaacaaaataaatatgcaAGAAAACCAACTAACCTAACAaacaacaagaaacaaaaaatttaaatataaaacacaaaataaaacaagtgcCTCGTTTTAAAACACGATGAACAGACAGATTTTAAGAATTAGAACCTGCTTAAAGCAGAAGCGTGCCAtggatatttttcttttaaggTAATAGGCTGAAGAGTGTTTGACACCTCTGAAGCCAGGAATTCAAAAGAAAGTGTTTTAAAAGAGATCTTATATTAAAAGGCTCCAGTTAAATCATCAGAGAGTTAGGAAATAATAAAGTAATATGCGAAATATTACTTTAAATAGTCAGCGAtgtatacaaatacaaaaaaaaattatacaaatttttctactttCAGGGACATGTTTGAAAGCTTAGTAAGTTGTTGTATATGTCCCCAAAATTATGTGACCAAAAACCTACTACCACTATTACTGtcatcaattttttcaaaaacaattgCCGGTTTTCATACTTAAAAGGCTGCAAGCATTTATTTCCAAGACCATTATGCTTATGTTATAAACTAtagataattaataaatttataaatcatTCACTCCAAAAAAAAGGAaacgatgcggcttctttaaaaaaacGATATTTTTAGGGAgctgtttttcattaaatcaaCACTCCAAAAGAAGTTTACTTGTATCTAACGTTTTTGACTGTCCctaaatattttggtatggattccgaaccaaagatgtggcttcgtTAAAATTGTTTAGGGACCTACCTAACATTAAATCATAAACTTAATATTAGATACAGATTttattatcgaattttcattctctttatatatattctattaattaataaagctattcacgtataaACAAATGCCAGATTAAAAATTCACATTAAAACgcttacttcaaagtaaaatatgttttttttttaattccaagacaattttaaaccaaagatgtaaaacctcaaaataagccttagtctatatttgaagcgtttatatcttaaatcttaagattcaatatatcagttagtTTAAATCAGTTATCAGttaattttaaatctttactttaaggaaatttttccttagaCAGACGATCTTAATGAAGGGACgctaatttcaaagattcgtgtcctaaatttctaaaccaaatattataaactttattttaattaaaatttctttacttaaaATAACTATATCATTTATATCGTATAAATTGCGTTTCCTAAAATATAGGTTGCAAATTCTTTCATATtagattaaaaatatttttacgtgTACGCtctataaaattacaattaacccttaaatgtgcATTGTATTTATTAGGatacaactaaaaaaaaattcttacgtcttaaagTTTTGACCGCATTCTCCGAAATTAAGTTCGTTGaatttaaaacatcataacgcagttttaaaaaatatatcaaaattttttccagaaaatCTATAGAACTTCAGTGTAAActgaaaccaaaattgaaatgaaatttcgcccgaaaattaaaaacaaaaacctacAAATTGGAGAAGAATTAATTTCAAGATCACCACAACCGGTGTGAAATTTAATGCCAAATGTGTCCATCTTTAAATGAAATATCGAATTATATTAtcgtagaaattttatgaaaataatattaaattttcccttgaaaattacatttttctattaaaaattaaaaactcccGAGTTTTTGATCCAACACTATATTTGTAAGGACTTTGCCTTCTCATACTTtgccttctcatattatgaggtTTTCCAGCGGACTAATTACAGCCTGAATGTATGTaaggaatttttcaaaagtgTGGAAATAAGACCAATAATTTTCCAattctgtataaaaataaacgaaTGTGGACGGAACtctaaattgtgtatagaaatattcattaccaatttttaactttcGGGGACATGTTATCCCTTCACGTCgaaaacaaaagtattttttctacagaagattttgccaaaatttaatttctatagaacattttctcaataaaactttatttctttagaaaattttatttttatcgttagaaattttattttctcaaaatttattttctttagaaaattttctcaacattttatttctttagaaaattttctcaaaattttattcctatagaaaaatttctcaaaattgtatttctatagaaaattaatatttcagtGGAagactttttaaaatattatttctatagaaaaaagttttattttctatagaagattttgccaaaattttatttctattgaacattttctcaacaaaattgtatttctttagaaattttattttctcaaaatgtaatttctttagaaatttttatagaaaatttgtaaagtaaCTCTTAATGCTAACccctgcaccacggtggcttcgaaATTAGTAGGTGCTCAGTCAATCCGTCTAGAGTTTTTCAGCGTGTATCTAGTATTATTGGTTCAACTGATATTaatgtttttacatttttggaatccataataaaaattatacgattatatatatgtttatattaaCTTAGTTCCTCGAAAAAAACTCACTCTATATAAAGGCCCCTACCCCAACATTGGTTATACGATTGAAATGtattatattgaggcgtattttCGATCCTGGGAGGAGAGTATTATAGGAGGGTATTATACCCACCCATCCAAAATTTAGAACCCTATTTATGTTAAGTTTTATAAAATGTATCTATGTGATAACATTTCGGCAccattttcttgattttttatttaaccAGTGGCAACACTGATAATGAAATCAAATTGCATTTGTATAATAATTCGATACATTAGAAACTTAATTTCCTATTAATTAACTTTCAGTTGATTTTGGCTGAAGCTGGAAAATATTACAGCAACGAAACTATATGAAAAATGTCCACCACGCCTCTGCATTAATTTTTTGCGTCCGTTGTTCTTTacgatttatttttacataagaatttacaaaacaaaaatttgctaattatattgacaaaaaaaattattatccaAAAACttattagaaatttattttgctaTTGTTCCATATTATTTAAGGACCAATTCCTAACATAACTAAAACACCATTTATCTTTGTTGATCCTCTCACACTTAACCCGGTCACACACACCTAcccacacacatatacatacacatatccgtataacaaacaaacaaacaaacacccTTACACAGAATTCTTCCCCCCGGCAaagcaaaatgaaaaaataaatgaaactcCTTAAACCAAAATGGTATTGTTAAGTACATGAAATGAAAAGTTTGGAAATTTTAAACTAAACCAAAACcagagaatacaaaaaaaaatatcgcatCTAAGAGAGTATTGTTATGAACtatgtaattatatatatattgtaaaaaaataaaataaacagaaCCTAAACCTCTTTCCCCCTCCAAAATCATGAGTATGAACAAACCCTGAGAAAACAAACGATACAAAAATGATATTGAAACTCAAAATctctttatatatattatagaaaCGATTTATTgagt encodes:
- the LOC142224231 gene encoding uncharacterized protein LOC142224231, coding for MGSCLGRSTSNKLTGNTSTSSLVSSCLGRNSTDDQDLDLISNDNGPYKRDHFIFRIWNFKRKKKSSHILDRFWQHQNTTYAKLSNGNHAESYADIQLQNLDVSNLLVTTGHTKESSVNYIPSRVPSSRASSSLDLEWEHEYSQMRHYQQHLIKQRTQMLQNYQQLQMMDPETMKTCDETSADESWQYMNQEEDQLNSMASMSSIAELPSESLGLPTHHKTSKEHRTGERRSLLRSNSRHNKINSITRNNSHNSWSHISTPESLEWDVDEEQQQQMHLEDDNLDHETLKLLHQIEQLKNRVLYETGEGLYDLGEVRTTSLDYDLNNRSNPTRFQLGDSDGENGNYR